The following is a genomic window from Patescibacteria group bacterium.
AAGAATTAAAATACAAGATTAAACTTTGGAATATGTATTACAATGATTTAGAACATTGTGCCTTAAACGGTCTAACTCCTAATCAAGCCCTTGGTTTGAGGGTGCAAAATGTATGTGTTTAAAACAAAACAAAAATACGCAAACTTTCTGCGTATTTAAATTTAAAATATTTTATTCTTTTCTTAAAGCTGTAATAGGATCCAGTTGAGCTGCCTTACGAGCCGGATAAATTCCAAAAATTAAACCTACAAGTAAAGAAAATCCTATACCAATAAAAATGCCTTGAAGCGCGATTAAATTCCCTAAATCAAAACCCATATAGATTGCAATTTCACCAGCTAAAAAAGTTAAGCCTGTACCTAAAATAACCCCGATTAAACCACCGATTAAAGTTAAAAATAATGCCTCCCATAAAAATTGCCATAAAATATTAGATTGCGTAGCGCCAACCGATTTGCGCAAACCAATTTCATACGTTCTTTCTGAAACTGAAACATACATAATATTCATAATCCCTACCCCACCAACCAATAAGGAAATCATAGCTATGGCTAATAATAATAAATTAACCGCACCAGTAATCTGGTCTAAAATATCCATCGCCTGATCGGACGTCATAACTTCAAAATCAGCCTTATTCTCATCTGTAATTTCATGCTGTTCCATAATAATTTGTTTTAGTTCGATCGCTGTAGTTTCTGCTTGCGATGTATCATACATATAAGCTAAAATCATTTGGATATGATCAACTCCCATGATTAATTTTTGTAAGGTTCGAACTGGCACAAAAATTATTTCATCCATTTTCATTGGACCCATCGCCCCTTGCTTTTCCATAACACCAATCACTTGAAAATTATGTTTACCAATTCTTATCCTTTCTCCGATGGCATCACCTTGACCGAATAATTCCTCTTTAATATCCCTACCAATAACTGCTACTCGAGTTAAAGATTTATCTTCTTCATCGGTAAAAGGACGACCCTGCTCAATTTGAGGTTTATATAAATCAAAACCAGTTGCCGAAATACCAAATAGCATTGTCGCCTTATCTTTACCCTGGTAAGAAGTAACTGCCTGACCTAATAAACCAACATAATAATCTCGAATATTGGGATGCTCCGCTACTACTTCGGCATCTTTCATTGTCAAAGTTGTAATTGTAGAACTATTCATTTGCGAGACTCGAGAATCTTTAGGTACTCGTGGTTCAATATCAATATAGTCTGTGCCAAACATTTCCATTTGGCCAGCCAAATAATTTTCAAATCCTTGCCCCAAGTTAATAACTAAAATGATAGCCAACACTCCAATAGTTAAACCCAAGACAGTTAAAGCTGCCCTAACTTTATGGGCTATAATAGCTTGATAAGAAATTTTAATTGTTCTAATTAAAGTCATAAATTATTCATAACGTAAAGATTCAACTGGCTGTAAATCAGCCGCCCTTTTGGCTGGATACCAACCAAATAAAGTCCCCGTTAAGGCTGAAACACCAACCCCCAATAAAATAGACGATAAAGTAATTACAAAACTCCAACTATAATCTAAATAATGAGCTATTGCTGCTATTAAACCTGAAATCAAAACGCCAATTAAAATTCCAACCACTCCACCCAAAACTGTAACCGTAATTGATTCAGTTAAAAATTGTTCTTGAATATCTTTTGATCGCGCGCCGACTGCCTTGCGTAAACCAATCTCCTGGGTTCTTTCATTAACTGAAACTAACATAATATTCATAATCCCTACACCACCAACTACTAAAGAAACAGCCGCGATGATGGCTAAAAAATATTTTAAGGCATTGGTAATATTACTTAAAGTTTCAATAAAATTAGCTACTGTATAAACCGTAAAATCATCTTGACTTGGATCATCAATATTGTGTTGTTGACGTAAAATATCTTTAATTTGCTGTTCAACAAAAGGCACATCTTGCTCACTATTTAATTTCATAGCAATACTATGTAAATGATTAATGCCAAAAATTAATTTTTGAGCAGCGCCTATGGGTATAACCACGACACTATCTTGATTTTCAAAACCAACCGATCCCCTCTTTTCCAACGTACCGATCACCCTAAAAGTTTCTTTTTTAATTTTTATTTTTTTACCGATTGGGTTGTCATCACCAAAAAAATCTTGAGCTAATTGCCAACCAATAACTGCCACGCGAACAACACCATCTTCATCGGCTTTTGTAAAAAAACTTCCCTTAACTAAATCGATTGATTCAACATTTAAATAAGACGCATCGGCGCCGATAACTTTAGTGCTGATATTTTCATTATGATATTTAACCATAGCAGTACCTTCAACATATGAGCTAATATATTTAACTTCTAAAATTTTAGCTAAAGCCTGAGCATCTTTTTTCTTTAAAGTCGTCACCTGAATACCATAAACCGAAGCTGGCGGTCCATCATCATCTGCATAGCCAGGCGTAACACTCACCACGTCCGTACCTAAAACACTAATTTGATTTAAAATTAAACTTTGAGCGCCGGCCCCAACCGACATAATAATAATAACAGCGGCAACACCAATCACAATGCTCAACATAGTCAATGAAGTTCTTTTTTTATTTAATTTTAAACTTTTAAAAGCTAAATGAATTAATCTAGCTAAATGCATATTATTTAATTAAACCCTCTTTAATTTGAGTTCTCTTAACAACACCTTCATCGGCTACTACTTGACCATCTTTTAAATTAATAATCCTCTTGGCTGTTTGAGCAGTATATATTTCATGAGTTACCATAATAATTGTTTTACCTTGCTGATTCAGATTATCAATAATTTCCATAATTTGCTGACCAGACTTTGAATCTAAATTACCAGTTGGCTCATCGGCAAAGATAACATCTGGATTGTTAACTAAGGCTCGCGCGATAGCTACCCGCTGTTTTTCGCCGCCTGATAATTGATTTGAAAAATAATTTAATCGGTGCTCT
Proteins encoded in this region:
- a CDS encoding ABC transporter permease, yielding MHLARLIHLAFKSLKLNKKRTSLTMLSIVIGVAAVIIIMSVGAGAQSLILNQISVLGTDVVSVTPGYADDDGPPASVYGIQVTTLKKKDAQALAKILEVKYISSYVEGTAMVKYHNENISTKVIGADASYLNVESIDLVKGSFFTKADEDGVVRVAVIGWQLAQDFFGDDNPIGKKIKIKKETFRVIGTLEKRGSVGFENQDSVVVIPIGAAQKLIFGINHLHSIAMKLNSEQDVPFVEQQIKDILRQQHNIDDPSQDDFTVYTVANFIETLSNITNALKYFLAIIAAVSLVVGGVGIMNIMLVSVNERTQEIGLRKAVGARSKDIQEQFLTESITVTVLGGVVGILIGVLISGLIAAIAHYLDYSWSFVITLSSILLGVGVSALTGTLFGWYPAKRAADLQPVESLRYE
- a CDS encoding ABC transporter permease, with the protein product MTLIRTIKISYQAIIAHKVRAALTVLGLTIGVLAIILVINLGQGFENYLAGQMEMFGTDYIDIEPRVPKDSRVSQMNSSTITTLTMKDAEVVAEHPNIRDYYVGLLGQAVTSYQGKDKATMLFGISATGFDLYKPQIEQGRPFTDEEDKSLTRVAVIGRDIKEELFGQGDAIGERIRIGKHNFQVIGVMEKQGAMGPMKMDEIIFVPVRTLQKLIMGVDHIQMILAYMYDTSQAETTAIELKQIIMEQHEITDENKADFEVMTSDQAMDILDQITGAVNLLLLAIAMISLLVGGVGIMNIMYVSVSERTYEIGLRKSVGATQSNILWQFLWEALFLTLIGGLIGVILGTGLTFLAGEIAIYMGFDLGNLIALQGIFIGIGFSLLVGLIFGIYPARKAAQLDPITALRKE